In one window of Opitutus sp. GAS368 DNA:
- a CDS encoding NAD(P)/FAD-dependent oxidoreductase gives MKTYDFICIGGGSAGFNAARVAAGLGQRVAVIDGARQLGGLCILRGCMPSKTLIYAAEVLHHARHAGRFGLRVTGARADMKAVHARKKRIIADFARYRVDALTGGKFDLYRAYARFLDPHTLELSDGTKLRGRHFLIGTGSKVSVPPVPGLKEAKAWTSDDVLDLDFLPKSVLVLGGGIVACELAQYLSRMGSKVTLVQRSPNILRDHSDDASCVVQQAFRDEGIELFTDTRLQSVAADRHGATVKFHHDGKLVTRRAAHLFNALGREPNTAGLNLAAAGVKTRPDGQIIINRWQQSSTPHIYAAGDCSGPHEIVHIAIEQGILAARHAVKAKGLKPVDWSLLLNVVFTDPQLATIGRLERDLDAAGVSYLTASHPFNDHGKSILMEANYGYVKIIAEPKRGRILGAEIVGKDAGELIHAFSTALALRATVRDMLRAPWYHPTLAEIVTYPLEEIADKLAK, from the coding sequence TTGAAAACCTACGATTTCATCTGCATCGGCGGCGGCAGCGCCGGCTTCAACGCCGCCCGCGTCGCCGCCGGGCTTGGCCAAAGGGTTGCCGTCATCGATGGCGCCCGGCAGCTCGGCGGTCTCTGCATCCTGCGCGGCTGCATGCCGTCCAAGACCCTGATCTACGCCGCCGAGGTCCTGCACCACGCCCGGCACGCGGGCCGCTTCGGCCTGAGGGTCACCGGCGCCCGCGCCGACATGAAGGCGGTGCATGCCCGCAAGAAGCGCATCATCGCTGATTTCGCCCGTTACCGCGTGGACGCCCTCACCGGTGGCAAGTTCGACCTCTACCGGGCCTACGCGCGTTTCCTGGACCCGCATACGCTGGAGCTATCCGACGGCACCAAGCTCCGCGGGCGGCACTTCCTCATCGGCACCGGCTCCAAGGTCAGCGTCCCGCCGGTGCCGGGCCTGAAGGAGGCCAAGGCCTGGACCAGCGACGACGTGCTCGACCTCGACTTCCTGCCGAAGAGCGTGCTTGTGCTCGGCGGCGGCATCGTCGCCTGCGAGCTGGCCCAATACCTCAGCCGCATGGGCAGCAAGGTGACGCTCGTCCAGCGCAGCCCCAACATCCTGCGCGACCACTCCGACGACGCCTCCTGCGTCGTGCAGCAGGCCTTCCGCGACGAGGGCATCGAGCTGTTCACCGACACCAGGCTCCAGTCCGTCGCCGCGGACCGGCACGGCGCCACGGTGAAATTCCACCACGACGGCAAACTCGTGACGCGCCGCGCCGCACACCTCTTCAACGCCCTCGGCCGCGAACCCAACACCGCCGGCCTTAACCTCGCCGCCGCCGGCGTGAAAACCCGGCCCGACGGCCAGATCATCATCAACCGCTGGCAGCAGAGCAGCACCCCGCACATCTACGCCGCCGGCGACTGTTCCGGCCCGCACGAGATTGTCCATATCGCGATCGAACAGGGCATCCTCGCCGCCCGCCACGCCGTCAAGGCGAAAGGCCTCAAACCCGTGGACTGGTCGCTGCTCCTGAACGTCGTCTTCACCGATCCGCAGCTCGCCACCATCGGCCGGCTCGAACGCGATCTCGACGCGGCCGGCGTCAGCTATCTCACCGCCTCCCATCCCTTCAACGACCACGGCAAGTCCATCCTGATGGAGGCCAACTACGGCTACGTGAAGATCATCGCCGAGCCGAAGCGCGGACGCATCCTCGGCGCCGAGATCGTCGGCAAGGACGCCGGCGAGCTGATCCACGCCTTTTCCACCGCCCTCGCCCTGCGCGCCACGGTGCGCGACATGCTGCGCGCTCCCTGGTATCACCCGACGCTGGCCGAGATCGTCACCTACCCGCTCGAGGAGATCGCGGACAAGCTGGCGAAATAA
- a CDS encoding segregation/condensation protein A: protein MVAEADYRIKLPVFEGPLDLLLFLIRKSELDIYDIPISTVTKQYLDVIYAMKELQIEVAGEFFVMAATLMEIKSRMLLPKHQQAVDPNAEEDDLDPRWELVHQLLQYKKFKEAAGTLNQMSLDAQNQHGRAASAFAPASERPLKHVDRIDLWNSFNLVLRRLAEKLVVGEIHAEQVTVADQMEYVLDRLKTEKSFVFSALFPGKISLRRLVATFLAVLELTRLKKLRLEQTEAFTDILCTAVEEIPLETPADPHTVPVSDEEDSAPPQN, encoded by the coding sequence GTGGTCGCCGAAGCTGATTATCGCATCAAACTCCCCGTCTTTGAGGGTCCCCTGGACCTGCTCCTCTTCCTCATCCGGAAGAGCGAGCTGGACATCTATGACATCCCGATCTCCACGGTGACCAAGCAGTATCTGGACGTCATCTACGCGATGAAGGAGCTGCAGATTGAGGTCGCCGGCGAGTTCTTCGTCATGGCGGCGACGCTCATGGAGATCAAAAGCCGGATGCTCCTGCCCAAGCACCAGCAGGCCGTCGATCCCAACGCCGAGGAGGACGACCTCGACCCGCGCTGGGAGCTCGTCCACCAGCTCCTCCAATACAAGAAGTTCAAGGAGGCCGCCGGCACCCTCAACCAGATGTCGCTCGACGCCCAGAACCAGCATGGCCGCGCCGCCTCGGCTTTCGCGCCCGCCTCGGAGCGCCCCCTGAAGCACGTCGACCGCATCGACCTCTGGAACTCCTTCAACCTCGTCCTGCGCCGCCTGGCCGAGAAGCTGGTCGTCGGCGAGATCCACGCCGAGCAGGTGACGGTCGCCGACCAGATGGAATACGTGCTTGACCGCCTCAAGACCGAGAAGTCCTTCGTCTTCTCCGCCCTCTTCCCCGGCAAGATCTCGCTCCGCCGGCTTGTGGCCACGTTCCTCGCCGTGCTGGAGCTGACCCGCCTGAAGAAGCTGCGCCTGGAGCAGACCGAGGCCTTCACCGACATCCTCTGCACCGCCGTCGAGGAAATCCCGCTTGAAACTCCGGCCGACCC